Proteins encoded within one genomic window of Rhododendron vialii isolate Sample 1 chromosome 1a, ASM3025357v1:
- the LOC131317383 gene encoding uncharacterized protein LOC131317383 — MAFLHRNPLTTPSTSLCLFSLLFLSNTHLLSLSTTTTTADIHDLLLQYGFPRGLIPDAVKSYSISSDGSFAVNLDRSCYVHFDDELVYYDKVVKGKMSYGSVSDVSGIQAKKLFLWVPVTGMTADSDAGMIEFHVGALSEKLPAKQFESIPSCKNKGARESLVESI; from the coding sequence ATGGCGTTTCTCCACCGGAACCCCCTCACCACCCCTTCAACCTCCCTCtgcctcttctctctcctcttcctctccaacacccacctcctctctctctccaccaccacaaccaccgcAGACATCCACGACCTCCTCCTCCAATACGGCTTCCCAAGAGGCCTCATCCCCGACGCCGTCAAATCCTACTCTATCTCCTCCGACGGATCCTTCGCCGTCAACCTCGACCGGTCCTGCTACGTCCACTTCGACGACGAGCTCGTCTACTACGACAAGGTGGTCAAGGGGAAGATGAGTTACGGGTCGGTCTCCGACGTGTCGGGTATCCAGGCCAAGAAGCTCTTCTTGTGGGTCCCTGTCACGGGTATGACCGCGGATTCGGATGCGGGTATGATTGAATTCCACGTCGGAGCTTTGTCCGAGAAACTGCCGGCCAAGCAATTTGAGTCCATTCCCAGTTGTAAGAACAAGGGGGCGCGAGAGTCTCTTGTTGAGTCAATCTGA
- the LOC131332960 gene encoding uncharacterized protein LOC131332960: MSINPKPKPPHLFSLLVLFSLHILSLSASDAPTVYELLPKYGLPSGLLPDSVKSYSLSSDDGTFVVELDKPCYIQFDYLVYYDKKITGKLKYGSITDLKGIQVQRLFIWFDVDEIKVDLPPSDSIYFLVGFINKKLDVDQFKTVRSCGAKKNKASVPCGRLWKRVIELPTPVNDVEMLLTD, translated from the exons ATGTCGAtcaatccaaaaccaaaacccccccacctcttctctctcctcgtcctcttctctctccacaTCCTCTCCCTCTCCGCCTCCGACGCCCCAACCGTCTACGAGCTCCTCCCCAAATACGGCCTCCCGAGCGGCCTCCTCCCCGACTCCGTCAAAtcctactctctctcctccgacgACGGAACCTTCGTCGTCGAGCTCGACAAACCCTGTTACATCCAATTCGATTATCTGGTCTACTACGACAAGAAAATCACTGGGAAGCTCAAGTACGGCTCGATCACCGACCTCAAGGGTATTCAGGTCCAAAGGCTGTTCATTTGGTTCGACGTAGACGAAATCAAGGTCGATTTGCCCCCTTCTGACAGCATATATTTTCTGGTTGGGTTTATTAATAAGAAACTCGATGTGGATCAGTTCAAGACCGTCCGTTCTTGTGGGGCCAAAAAGAACAAGGCTTCGGTTCCCTGTGGCCGATTGTGGAAGCGGGTCATTGAG CTTCCCACTCCAGTCAATGACGTTGAGATGCTACTTACGGACTAG
- the LOC131322471 gene encoding E3 ubiquitin-protein ligase BRE1-like 2: MANADSDEPEKKRPHLNSLSSPMARHSSASPDNRPVDAAVLQYQNQKLVQQLDVQKHELQDLESKIKELKDKQVSYDTRLITLNQLWNQLVDDLVLLGVRAGAPQTSLQTLDHVDHSRGFIPSCHAEEMFLCRLLETDSFESIENDGSLQNIKAALDKRTLSTRELMKFLEDTINAQRPIIESIALALQGNLSAEDIIIQLSKVDDLMKEEAVNLNEVIGVLQLKDKDYGDGIQTCIHSHAEDQSKIKHLAGELEESMAELEDSRRKLVNLKMQKDVASGVHTPLVGPVNGCLSPEKPAERTIRVRELKESIEETKVLAADRLSELQDAQKGNLVLSKQLQDLQDELKDEKHVYSSRLYTLLNDQLLHWNNQVDRYKGLTDSLQAEKSSILRWEKELYMKLESLEVTRNAIDNGKSGIEELEIQLQKCIIEKNELEIKMEEAVQDSGRKDIKAEFHVMATALSKEMAMMEAQLNRWKEIAHEALSLREESQSLKDLLVEKTSEQKNLADKCAKQTGEIKSLKTLIEKMEKEKLELQILLDMLGQQIYDNRDLMEIKESEHRACSQAEHLRNALDEHGLELRVKAANEAEAACQQRLSAAEAEITDLRAKLDASDRDALELKESLKIKEGESEAYISEIETIGQAYEDMQTQNQHLLQQVTERDDYNIKLVSESVKIKQAQSFLLSEKQALANQLQQVNLTLESLKLRIADSEEQMKVCIAEALKSTYEDRHLAVNLETVKWELADAEKELKWLKSAVSSSEKESEQIQRKIDEIQMELDSERNERKKLDDELMELNRKIAELSSESGEAAIQRLQDEIKDCKAVLKCSVCFDRPKEVVIVKCFHLFCNPCIQRNLEIRHRKCPGCGTAFGQSDVRFVKI, from the exons ATGGCAAACGCCGACTCCGATGAACCGGAAAAGAAGAGGCCTCATTtgaactctctctcctcccccatgGCTCGTCACTCCTCCGCTTCTCCCGATAACAGACCT GTTGATGCCGCAGTTCTCCAGTATCAGAATCAGAAACTCGTTCAGCAGCTGGATGTACAAAAGCATGAGTTGCAAGACCTTGAATCCAAAATTAAAGAACTGAAAGACAAGCAAGTGTCTTATGACACTAGGCTGATTACCTTGAACCAACTATGGAATCAG TTGGTTGATGATTTAGTCCTACTTGGAGTACGAGCTGGGGCACCCCAAACTTCTTTACAGACATTGGATCATGTAGACCATTCTCGAG GTTTTATTCCATCATGTCATGCAGAGGAAATGTTTCTTTGTAGACTACTAGAAACAGATTCATTTGAAAGCATTGAAAATGATGGATCCCTTCAAAATATTAAAGCAGCCCTTGATAAACGTACTTTATCTACTCGGGAATTAATGAAATTCTTGGAAGATACTATTAATGCTCAGAGACCTATAATTGAGAGCATTGCACTGGCATTGCAGGGAAATCTATCTGCAGAAG ATATTATCATCCAGTTGTCTAAGGTTGATGATTTGATGAAAGAGGAGGCTGTAAATCTGAATGAGGTGATTGGCGTTCTTCAATTGAAGGATAAAGACTACGGTGATGGTATACAAACTTGTATTCATAGCCATGCAGAGGATCAATCTAAGATAAAGCATCTTGCAG GGGAACTGGAAGAAAGCATGGCAGAACTTGAAGATAGTAGAAGAAAGCTAGTTAATCTTAAAATGCAGAAGGATGTGGCATCTGGAGTTCATACTCCGCTTGTAGGCCCCGTAAATGGATGCTTGTCACCTGAAAAACCTGCAGAAAGGACAATACGTGTACGGGAATTGAAAGAATCCATTGAGGAAACAAAG GTACTGGCAGCTGACCGTCTTTCTGAGCTTCAAGATGCTCAGAAGGGCAATCTCGTTCTGTCAAAACAGTTGCAAGATCTTCAGGATGAATTGAAGGATGAGAAACATGTCTACTCATCCCGTCTTTACACTTTACTGAATGATCAGCTCCTACACTGGAATAATCAAGTTGACCGGTATAAAGGGCTGACAGATTCTCTACAG GCTGAAAAGTCGTCCATTCTGCGATGGGAGAAGGAATTATATATGAAATTGGAGTCATTAGAGGTTACAAGGAATGCCATTGACAATGGCAAGTCTGGGATAGAAGAGCTGGAGATTCAACTGCAGAAGTGCATTATTGAGAAAAATGAGCTAGAGATTAAAATGGAAGAAGCTGTCCAAGATTCAG GTAGAAAAGACATCAAAGCAGAATTTCATGTAATGGCCACGGCTTTGTCGAAAGAAATGGCAATGATGGAAGCTCAGCTGAATCGGTGGAAGGAAATAGCTCATGAAGCCCTTTCTTTACGGGAAGAGTCCCAGTCACTCAAAGATCTGTTGGTTGAAAAG ACTAGCGAACAGAAGAACTTGGCGGATAAATGTGCTAAGCAGACAGGAGAGATCAAATCTCTGAAGACACTT ATTGAgaaaatggaaaaggaaaaactgGAGCTGCAAATCCTATTGGACATGCTTGGGCAGCAAATTTATGACAACAG AGATTTAATGGAAATCAAAGAATCAGAGCACAGAGCTTGCTCGCAAGCTGAGCATCTGAGAAATGCTCTGGATGAACACGGCTTGGAATTGCGAGTGAAAGCTGCTAATGAAGCTGAGGCTGCTTGTCAACAGAGGCTTTCTGCTGCTGAAGCTGAAATAACTGATTTAAGGGCTAAATTGGATGCTTCTGACAG GGATGCTTTAGAGTTGAAGGAGTCTCTTAAAATTAAAGAGGGGGAATCAGAAGCTTATATTTCCGAAATTGAG ACAATTGGTCAAGCTTATGAAGATATGCAGACACAAAACCAACATTTGTTGCAGCAGGTGACTGAAAGGGATGATTATAACATCAAG TTGGTTTCTGAAAGTGTGAAGATAAAGCAAGCACAGAGCTTTCTACTCTCCGAGAAGCAAGCATTAGCAAATCAACTCCAACAGGTTAACTTGACACTTGAATCTCTGAAGCTGAGGATTGCTGACAGCGAGGAGCAG ATGAAAGTTTGCATTGCTGAAGCTTTAAAATCAACGTATGAAGATAGGCACCTTGCAGTTAACCTGGAAACTGTGAAGTGGGAATTGGCTGATGCGGAGAAGGAATTGAAGTGGCTGAAATCTGCTGTTTCTTCTTCTGAGAAAGAAAGTGAACAGATACAAAGAAAGATAGATGAAATCCAAATGGAACTAGACAGTGAAAG AAATGAGAGGAAGAAGCTTGACGATGAACTCATGGAATTGAATAGGAAGATTGCCGAGTTGAGTTCTGAAAGTGGGGAGGCTGCAATACAGAGACTTCAGGATGAAATCAAGGATTGCAAGGCTGTTCTCAAGTGTAGTGTGTGCTTTGATCGACCAAAGGAG GTTGTAATTGTTAAGTGCTTTCATCTATTTTGTAATCCGTGCATTCAAAGAAACCTAGAGATCCGCCATCGCAAGTGTCCTGGATGTGGGACTGCATTTGGGCAAAGTGACGTCCGGTTTGTAAAGATATGA